From the Neobacillus sp. PS3-34 genome, the window CGACGTGAATAATGGGTGGAAACGTCTAGTTCTAGTCCACAATGCTTACAAGTAATGTGTAACTCATCATCGACATCATTGACACCATGACATTTACAACATATTAATTTCTTCCTTATAGATCCCAGGACATTCATTTTCATTTCATATTCCGAAAACCCTGCCCCAAAAGCTAGATTTTTCAATCGATTTACAAATTCCCACTTCCCAGATAAAAATAAATAAGTTCCCATTTTTTGCTGACTTAACCAAAGATCGAGGAAGGAATCGGATTCATTCTCTATTACGAGGAAATCAAATGGGACCTTTACTTCCATTGCTTGTTGAACGAGAAAGTATAGAGACTCTGCACCCTTTGAATCAGCACAAAATAAATATTTCCTTTTCCCCTTTTTAAATGAAA encodes:
- a CDS encoding dimethylamine monooxygenase subunit DmmA family protein — its product is MMSQVPSELSFKKGKRKYLFCADSKGAESLYFLVQQAMEVKVPFDFLVIENESDSFLDLWLSQQKMGTYLFLSGKWEFVNRLKNLAFGAGFSEYEMKMNVLGSIRKKLICCKCHGVNDVDDELHITCKHCGLELDVSTHYSRRLEAYLGYSSI